ccctgtcaactggttgcttggtCCACCTCTGGatctatggttgactttatttaatcctgtttacaatacgTAGAAAGCTCtcggctgagccacaccacaactggaAACAGGTCTCCAGTAAATAACACATCTTGGGGTTCACACTGTAATCAACTATCTCGCATCAGTGAAGTTACAGAGAGAAGTGAGAAGCATCTGGGTAGAAAtgcccactcccaccccagcAGGGGAGAGGACAAGGCTGGGGCCTGCATGAAAGGTGCATTCTAGCCAAGGGCCCATGAGGCTGAGCTGGAGACAGGCAACAACACTCACCACAGGCTTTCTGAAAGACTAGCCAGTGGATAGAGAAGGGCAGACCCAAGGCTCTCTTCAGACCAATGAGTGGGCATGGACCaggtgaaagagttaaaattttttaaaccttccacagatggagtcaagggtgcagatcagcttgttctgggctctgggtcctaggaaactagctatccacaagacaaaataagataagagttcagagctgggagttcaggacagcgtgaccaagcgctatgggtaccaggaactaaaaactgaccataagatagattgaatagggtttgagctgggagttcaagttagcgtgcctgtgcaccctggataccaggaacttggctgacttatagactcttagagaatagcctgttccttgtaccctatcacaaactgaataatgggctgggactttccacaggtgctctccaataaccctcctttactccccctgggttatggtttcccccctgagttgtggttttgggctttaaattctgtctgtctccaaagccctggggtcagaccccactgcccctgcgtgggtcatgggtcttgatctcagtatactgattaaaatatgcctcttactgattacatcaagtttggtgtcttgcagttaatgggtggcctcgaattcccaaggcttgggtgaggtcctccattcctgGGGGCCTTACACAGGGAAGGAGCCGAATGAGTGAGGTGGAGAGTTACATGCTGATTCGGCTCACACGGGCTGTACTGGCAGGACTGCTGCCCTCCCATGGGCATGGAGACCAAGCAAAGGGAGAAGAGGACTCTTACAGGAGACCTGGATAAGGACAATGGGCAGCATCCAGCTGTCAGACTGAAGCCAGGAGCTAGAAAAATGAAACACTGCAGAGTGCAGACACTCAGGAAACAGACGTACCGAGGTTCTTGAGTGGCAGGCAGTGACAGATGGCATCTAGTCAGGAAGAAAGAACTAGGCCCTGTAAGGGCAGAGGACATGGCTGGGATTTTGTGACCCTGGTTGGGTGTTCTTCGCAGTTTGGGATAATGGAATCTATGTGGGATGTCTGTAACTTTAATGTCTGAGTTACCTGatgtggggctggggaaatggctccgTGGGCAAAGATGCTTCCCATGAAGCCTGCTGACCTTAGCTGAAGCCCCAATGACTcacacagaggaagggaagaCTGACTCCCACTCTGTGACACCTGACTCCCGGAATTCAGACACCAGGGCCTTAAGAATGGGGTCTATGAAGCACCCTCACAACAAAAGCAGACAGATCAGGACGAGGCAACATCTTAGCCTTTAACTCACTCCTGATGCCCCCACAAACTGATTCCCTAGTCCCCCTAGGACAGAGGACTCTAGAACAGGTCCAGAATATTCTGATAAGTCTGGATAAGTCAACCCTTTATGTGATAAGAACAAAATAGACTTGCCAGCAACTAGCAGTACTGCCCTGGGTTCAGAATCCACGATGGTAGTAGGGCAGAGGACCCTAAGCCTCTTTGCTTAGGCCCATCAAGAGCCAAGTAACCACACAGCCTTTCTTTCGGAGGTCACCTGAACTGTCCTAGAACTTCCAACTAGAGTCAGCTCAGGGGACAGTGAGTGAACCAACGAGGTCGTGGTCCCTATCCTGAGTGTGGAAGGAATGTGCATGTGCCTCAGTAGCTGTCTAAACGCCTTCACAATCTTCTGGGGACAGAATGAGCGAGGCTGGCATATATGCCAGGCCAGGTTAGACTGAAGGACCAGCTAAGGTGTTGGCATTCCTTATGGAGGCAGAGAGGGTCAGCAGCAAAGGAGTCTAAGCAAGTCTCAATCGGAGAAAGGCccttgagaagaaaaagaatgtatttgAGGGGTTGAGGAAAGATCACAAGTTGCAGGCCAGACTGGGTTATACACACAGACCTAAGAACACAGCTAGacccaatctaaaaaaaaaagaaaaagaaaaaaagagggggtgggggaatggaaTTGATTTTGCAGAAATTTCTTCTGAATTTCCCACTTAACAAGAACTTTAGTGTGCACTGCAATTACACACATAACAAAGCAAAAGCTGGTGACCAGGTGGACAACagaaacagtgggaagaagtgggCCTCTGCTCTCTAAGATCAAACAAAAGTCACACTTCCTGCCCTCCTTCTTTGGGCCAACATGAGAACTCAACCATTAGCTCACAAGAATAAAGGGCTGAGCCCGGCAGtagtggcgaacgcctttaatcccagcacagaggcaggctgatttctgagttcaagtccagcctggtctaccgagtgagttccaggacagccagggctatacagagaaaccctgtctcaaaaaacaaaaaaacaaaacaaacaaacaaacaaaaggataaGGGTTTCAGAAGCCACGCCATCACACAGGTCATTAAGGTGCCATCTCAAGCTGTACCCTCTCTTGCAGACAGCAGATCTTCCAGAGCACCAGCTGCTGATGGCTCCTGAGTCGACAGGTACACACACAACTTCTTTCTGGTTTCAGACAAGGGACAGCCTGAGAACCTGGCACTTGATGACACAGGTCTGTCATTCCAGGTATTCAGAAGGCTGTGACAAATTCAAGGGCTGTTGGCGAGTGCAAGGCtaacaatgaagaagaaagaatcgGGCTGAGCAGAGCAGCGactgcttagcatgtgtgaagcccctAGGTTCAATCATACGCGCTGCATGGGGAGAATGGGGACTGAAAACAGTTCAACCTACAACGCACTTTAGGTCAAGACAGACAAACAAGGTTCCATGTCTAGGACccacaaggaggaagaagagaactaagTTCTCCTCCAACCTTGACAGGAAGcctagtatatatatacatggtcgaacacacacaattaattaattagccaatcaattaatttttaaaaggtcttgGGGAcaaagctcagtggtagaatgcatAAGGTCTTAGGTCAATCAACAGCACTGCCAAAAACAAATAGACACAATTAATTAGCcaatcaattaatttttaaaagggctggagacatagcccagtggtagagtgcaTAAGGTCCTAGATTCAACCAACAATGCTGCCAAAAaaacggacagacagacagagacacatagacacacaattaGCCGGGTGGGGgcatagcccagtggtagagtgcaTAAGATCCTAGATTCAATCAACAGTGCTGccaaaaacagacagacacacacacgcacacgcgcacacgcgcgcgcacacacacacacacaattagccGGGTGGGGACATAGCACACGCACACAGAGGGCTTAACATACGGCTCAGCGCTTACGGAGGCTTGCAACCAGGACTGTCAACTTGAGTTCGGTCACTGGGACCTACGAGATAATCGAGTCCAACTCCAGGAGCCTTTCAGCCTACAACCGGCCACTCCGTCCCCTCCGCCCGGTCCCGGTCCCGGTCCCGGTTCCGGCACGCCTCCCCGCGCCCTGCCGCGGGACACGAGGGTTGGAGACCGTCCCCAGCGGCCCCGGGAAGGCGACACAGGAGACCCTGCAAAGGGAAGGCGCGCGTCAGGACCGACTCGGACTGTGTGCGTGCCCGGTGGCAGCGGACAGCCCCCTCCCATGGCCTCGTTCTGGTCCGGCCGCGCGCGCAGCGCCCGGGGCGCTCGCAGAGCCAGGCGCTCGGTCACCCACCTCAGTTGAGGAGACGGGTGCTGCAGCAGCCGCTCAGATCTCCCTCCTCTCCGCCGGTGCCAATGGATCGCGAGACTTCCGCCAGGATCTCGCGAGATCTGAGAAAACGGCCCGTAAAGAATCAAATATGCGCGCCACAGGCGTGTCCTGAGGACAAGCTAATGTCCTGCCAGGggactgggaaccaaactgggcCAGGGAGCTTGTCCCTCAGGGCGCTCTTCCATCGCCACTGAGTGCGCGGTAATGTGTGGACTAGCACTGCTTGGGAGGgaatgtttgtttggttttgtttttgagacaatgtttctctgtgtagcctcctaactcacaaagatccccctgcctctgccttcccagtgctggaattaaaggctcgCACGATAACTGGGGGGCATGGAAAGGGAACAAAGTTTTGGAAAGTTGAATTTTCTCTGAATCTTGCGACTGTGTATACTCTGGTTATTTCGTTTGGGGCAGTGTCTTCATTGGTTAGTTTGTttcactttctttcctttgtgaatGAGAAGTCCTGAGAAGAAGTTGTGACTGCAAAGGCGGAGTAGCTGGTTGCCTTCGATCGATCATGCTTGCGGGGGTCCAGAGCCTGATCGAAATTTGTCTAGCGCAATATCTTTAACATCCTTCATACCCACTGCTTACCCGCCTCTGTGTCAGCTCTAACGTGTTGTGATTAATGGATACAAAACCTCTTGGAATAAATTAAAACCCAGTTTCTACCAACCAAAAGCCCACGGACAGCACCAGAAGCATATAGCTGTTATTTCTCTGCTTTGCTGTAGCGGCCTATTTAAATCTTCCACCAGTTGTGGGGTGTTTTGTGTGCTTGCATGATGCCCATAGAGACCAGATGAGGACAGCAGATCCTCTGGAACGGGAAGTAGATGTCTGTGAACCAAGATGTGTGTGCTGagcattgaacctgggtcctctagaagagtagccggTGATCTTAACCCGAGCCATTTCTCCGGCCTGCCACCaatgggttgggttgggttgggttgggttgggttgggttttggtttgtcttgttttggtttttttttaagacagggtttctctgtgtagccctggctgtcctgaaactcaaggctggcctcaaacttacagagatccacctgcttctgcctcctgctcccctccgtccccacccccaccgccccaagtgctgagaatagaggagtgtaccaccactaatgcatttttaaagtgCCTCGAGTCAtgactttctttattctgttactataaaaaactTCCTCATTGATTCCCAACTGGAACATGGGATTGGGGTAACATAAGTCTGTGTTTCTGGAACATAATCATTAGAATCTGTCCCAAGAATAAACGATCTCTCCAGCagggtggtagtggcacatgtgtttaatcccagcactctgaaggcagaagcaggagtatctctgtgaattcgagcctagcttgggctacaaagcaagttccaggacagccaggaaaaccctgcctggaaaaaataaaaaaataaaaaaataaaaaaaaaattggactgcagagatggctcaaccgttaagagcgctgactgctctcccagaggtcccaAGTCCccacaacatggtggctcacaaccagctgtaatcTGTCTATAATGtgtctggtgcatctgaagacagcaactgtacttgtataaataaaataaatctttcaaaataaaaaagtctcTCATCCCTTTTGAGATACATGTTGTGTTTTGGGGTCAGGGTGGCAAATAGAATCTTACCCTTGTAGCCCAGGTTTGGCCTGGACCTCACAGCAAGCAACCCATCTGCCCTCTGAGGGCCAGTGAGACGGCCAAGCCCCTCAACTGGCCCTTTGGTTATCagactactgaaaaaaaaagagccgCAAGACACTAGACTCCTCCTAAGGATCTCCTCCCTAGAGAAGAAAAGGCTAAAGCCCTTGGGGCAGACACAGGAAGAACTTCTCTCTGGGAAAATGATTTCTGTTCGTCAGCTGAAGGTGAGGAAAGGCTTAGACACTGAGACGCTGCTGGGACTGAGCACACCAGGCCAGCTTCCTCCTGCCTTTCTCTTCAACCTTCTGTTTCAACCCTAGGCTCCTGACACTGGGATATGGGGGACACCCTGGATCCAGCTTTGAGTCCctcttcccactgaggccacactgaataagttttctgtttctgatttgCTATCAACTCTTTGAAATTAAGGAGGAGTGGCCAAGCCTGGCTTGTTAGGACCCAGCCCACAATGCTTACTCTCTTAACATGGGGATGACAAACATGTGCCGTGGCGCCATGCCTAGCTGCTGTTTTGTGTGTTTCCGTgggatttggggttttgttgttggttggttggctttgatGTTTTCAATAtcgtctcactatgtagccctggctggccttgaactcacagagatccttctgcctctgcctccctggtgttAGGATTAATGAAGTGTTTCACTTTTCCCAGCCtaggatttgtttttgttgttgttgttgttccttggttttgtttgctaGGCTGAAGTTCTACTATTGAATTGCATTCCCAGaatttctcttattttaatttGACAGTCTTCTTAAGTTGCCCAGCCTGCCCTTGAACTCTTGGTcatcctgccttggcctccctcaCTTGTGTTACAAGTATGTGATAACACACATACTCACCTCTGGAGTGTTGTCTTGCAACACCAGGGCTCTTGCCTGACAACACTATGGAggccaaggcagaggcaggtcaacCCTAAGGGATGGTAACAATCTTCCTGTCACAGCGTATCTCTAGTGACACTGTATCTGTTTTTGGTTGGTCAGTTGGttgggcttttttggttttttgtttttcaacacagtttctctgtgtagctgtgactctCTTGGaactctgcctgccaagtggttGGGTTTAAACACATGCACTGTCAGTGGGTAGAGTATTTGCCTGGCATTtacgaagccctgggttccatccctagcactgcaTAGACCAGGTGTGGCaatgcatgcctgcaatcccagcagagAGGACCGTctgtcagcctgagctacagaggaCAGACACCTCTGGCTCTGGCCTTCTGGACTATCTTCAGCTCCTAGAAGCTtaacaatatgtatatatatatatatatatatatatatatatatatatattattattattattttattcatagtggtgctttgcctgcatatatgtctgtgtaccacatgcatgcctggagcTTGAGGAAGTGGTTAGCctccaggtgggtgctgggaatggaacccaggtcctttgcaaggacaagtactcttaagcactgagccaactctccagctccaaCTGTCTATCTTTTAAGAAGGAGAACTTCCACAAAGAAATTGTGGAAGTTCTCCTTCTTTCTACTGAACTTTCTGAGGTGCTGTCTGAAAATCAGAACCTcgatatttggttttttttgttttgttttgttttgttgggttttttttgtttgtttgtttgggtggttggtttggtttggtttggggttttttttgttggtttgttttgttttgttttgttttgtttttcgggacagggtttctctgtgtagtcctggctgtcctggaactcactctgtagaccaggctggcctcgaactcagagatccacctgcctctgcctcccaagtgctgggattaaaggcgtgcgccaccactgcccagcgaaccTCGGTATTTGTGGGAAGGTTGGCAGCTTGCAGATATGGAGGCTAATGAGAACTTATTTTTGACTGTTCAGCCATTCCTTGCCCACTTGCGTGTCTGACCTAACAACCTGTGAGTAACAGATAAAACTTCTCAGAACGCGTTCACTTAACGGCCTTTAATACCCACGAGCTAAAAGGCTAAATGCCATCAGATAATGTCTAAGGCATATAGCCCGGATTTCTCTGCTTTGCCATAACCACCTACTTAGCTTCcaccaatgtatttgaaaaagtGACTTGACTgttaggcagtggtggtggcagcccacctttaattccagcactcaggaggcaagggcaggtggatctctgagttcaagagcagcctggtctacagcaagagttccaggacacccagggttatacagaaacactgtctcaaaaataaaaacaaaagagaagaaaagtgctTTGACTTACTATGTATTCTTTCCTTAGCCACAGCCATTCCGTTGGTGCTCCACCCACTCACTCTGAGGTGAAAGAAAGCCATGTTTTTCCCTCAACACTTCTGAGTAGGAGCCCTCCGCCTTCACTTCCCCATTTTAGCTGTCAGCAAGGCTGACCTCACCGCAGGCAGTCCAGCTGTTGTGAACCCTGCACAGACCCATTGAAGAAGCGACATAGCAGCTGCAACGGTTTGGCGCCAAAGTGAATCTGGCTTCACCTGTCCTATTTCCGACCCGTCCGTGCCAGACTTTTTGCCATGAAAAGCCTTTGTGAACTCCAGCAGTAGTTTTACCCAGGCCCTAGGGGGAGCCCTTCCCCAGAGCGCCCACCAGGCCTGTGGTAAGCGCAAACGGGACTTTTATAGCACTAAGAACTGATATAGGTGCAGACACAGCTTCCACCGCCTCCCCCTGGCTCTATAAGGAGGGGCTCTCCCCGTGGTTTTCGGTTAGTTATTCATGTGTGTGGTATTTGGCTGGAATGTATGTGTGCACCACATTAGCACAGCGCCCATGAAGACCTGAACAGGACGTCTCATCCCCTGGGACTAATTACTAATGGTTGGGAGCTGCTATGTGAGGGCTGAggcgaacctgggtcctctggagaaaGAGCTCTCTCTGCAGTCCCtccaagtctgtctgtctgtctgtctgtctctcacactcacacacacacacacacacacacacacacactttctctcacaGATGATGATAACCGTGTAGCCCATTTTTTTCTGAAGCCGGGTGACATTCACAGAGGAGCAAGCGCCTTGCTGTGTGCTTTGGTGATGACTTTTACGGGCTTTGGAGCAAAGTATCAACGGTATGTTCTTCcaccaaaaagataaataaacacaAAGCACCCCCAGCCCAGGCATGAATTCACACTGATCACCTCCCCCTAACTGCTCTAGGAAATGTCTGAAGAACAGAGGCATTGCCAGTGTTCACCGGGGATGGGGAGAGCAAGCCCTCCATAGAAACCTCAGCCTCCGCCTCTTCCCACCAGTCAACCCAGCGGCGGACTTGCTGTGCTCAGAGAGCACCACGGGAACGCCTGCTCCTCTCAACTGCCAGGTCTAGGAGCTGAAGACAGTCCAGGCCAGAGCCAGGGGTGTCTGTCCTCTAGTTCAGGcttactgtcctctctctgctggGATAGCAGGCATGCATTGCCACACCTagtctctgcagtgctggggatggaacccagggcttcataaatgccaggcaagcgctctacccattgagccacacccccagcctagCAAAAGGGTCCCATTGCTTTTGTTCTTTCCCCGCTCCCTGGCCCTTGAATACcagatctatttttgttttgggggtgctAGTGAATCTATTTGTGGCCATCCACACAGTAGACaggctctttactgctgagccttGATCCCAGCCCGTCCAATCAATggtccttctccctccctcctccatccactGAGCCTTGATCCCAGCCCATCCAATCAATggtccttctccctccctcctccatccactGAGCCTTGATCCCAGCACATCCAATCAATggtccttctccctccctccttcatccacttatttatttatttatttatttatttatttatttttagtgtaatcctggctgttctggaactcgctctgtagaccaggctggcctccaagtcacaggtcacagaggtcctcctgcttctgctcggatgaaaggcacatgccaccaccgCCTCgctcttttcttgttttccttttctatcCTTCACTCTCCACTCAGCTTACTCATAACCTGGCATGAACCGGGTGTGACAgtgtacacttgtaatcccagcacttgggaagcaaggtAAGAGGACTGTGGGCTCATAGTTTGGGTTACATGGTGACACtcaatctcaaaaacagacaaataaacaaaagccagaaaaataaaatcatgagagGACTGTTGTGTTTCCAGCATTTGAAAGGCTCTCTTTGGCTCACTCATCCCAGCCATACTCCATCAGTAAAGGAAATCACAGTGGGCTCTCAGTAATTCAAGCAGAGACCACagggggtgctgtttactggtttgTTCCTCAGTCTTCCTCACCCCACTTTGTCATACAactcaggcccacctgcctagggatggcaccgccccCCACAGGGCTgggcccacccccaccccgccctcaTCAGTCACTcatcaagacaaggtctcacaggcttgcccacaggctgaGGCGATGGAGGCAAGTCCTCAGTCCGATTCTTCCCAGACACAGGTAGGTTTGTGTCAAATTGTCAAAAACTAACCTTGCCAATACATGAGTTCATATTGTGCACAttatgtgcgtgcgtgcatgagAGCGGTCAGGGCCAACTTCTGGAGGTTGGTTGGTTCTCTCTTGCTGCTATAGGGGTCCGGGACACTGCATTCAGGGCGTCAGGTTTAGCAGCAAGccccctttactcactgagccatggcGCTGCCCACGCTTAGCACTTTTTCACGGCTCAGAGGTGCCTCGGGGTGCTGTCCGTATCCACAACGCAGCTTGGATCCGCGCTCCGGAAGCGCTCCCGGAAGGGCAGACTCACTGCTTCGGGGAGCCTTTCCTCCCACGGTACTGTGTGGCTAACAGGTACACCTCTGAAGACTCTTTCCTGCTGGCCTCCGGTTTCACGACCTTTGTGCTCTGGAATTCTTGGGTCAGTCTCTTCTGCAGCAGCTGGCTTTTACTTCCGGCCCAGGTTTTACACAGCAGTGTACCCCCGGGATGCAGGATGTCCACAGCCATGTCCACAAGGGTAAGGCACAAGCTAATGAGTCTGTCGTGATCGAGGTCTCGGATGCCAGTGGCATTCGGTGCCATGTCACTCAGGATCACGTCTGCTCTCCTTCTGGGAAGCAGTTCTAAAATTCTCTGTAGAGTTCTGGGGTCAGTCACATCAGCAGGGCATAGAAAAGTTGCTCCTGCCAAAGGGAATATATGAAGAAGATCGACCCCAAGCACGAAGCCCATGGGAGAGCTGGAATCTACGGAAGTAACACAATCTGTTATTACACCACGAATAATCTCCCTACCAAAATACAAgccactaaaggaagtcaggcagGCACCAAGACCAAGGATAACAGCTAACAGCTAACAGGCACTTATATGCACAAAAGACCTTTTGTATGAAGATACATGAGTTTGATGTAATGGCACAGgttagaatcccagcacttgggagtctgaggcaggaggactgtcacaagttcaaggctagtttgaGCTACCAATTGAGATCTTGTCTctcaaagttgaaaaaaataaagacacgTAGTGGAGGGTAGGATGTCCTCTACTCCCCTTGGCCCTCAGTTAGGGAAGCTGAGACCTAGAAAGAAAATGGTCTCACGATCATCATGACTGACAAGCAGAGGTTGGACCACAGCCAAGGTGCTGAATCCCACTTTGCTATCAGTTCAGTACCCTAGGCTCCTCCTCTCTAGAAGGATTCTTCTTCCAAATgactttttatttgtgtatgcttTGGCTCTAAAATGGgaatctcactaagtagcccaggctagcccaaaACATAAGTTCCTGACTTAACACAGTGAGTATTTGAGGTTACAGGTGGGCACCATCACACCCATCTCCCAAcaatcctttttgctttttttgtttgctttttattccttgagaaaaatctcactatgtagcccaggctggcctcaaattcagagaactGATGCCTCTGCCTCTAATGGGATAGAATCAAAGGCATGTGAGACCATGCTCTGCTATTTTGTTCtctagatttattatttatttacatgtgtaaaTGTGCACTCAGGTGCAGGTGCCTGTAGAGTCCAGGGCCTGGATGTGAAGTTAAGGAGGTtgggagctgcctgacatgggtgctgggaactgaacttgagtcctctgtgagagcagtgctc
This portion of the Arvicanthis niloticus isolate mArvNil1 chromosome 24, mArvNil1.pat.X, whole genome shotgun sequence genome encodes:
- the Mrm2 gene encoding rRNA methyltransferase 2, mitochondrial translates to MAGYPKLVGVPLKVRRLHTAVCHYKGRTGAEHLWLMRHLKDPFVKAAKVESYRCRSAFKLLEMNKKHHILRPGLRVLDCGAAPGAWSQVAVQSVNATGADSSSPMGFVLGVDLLHIFPLAGATFLCPADVTDPRTLQRILELLPRRRADVILSDMAPNATGIRDLDHDRLISLCLTLVDMAVDILHPGGTLLCKTWAGSKSQLLQKRLTQEFQSTKVVKPEASRKESSEVYLLATQYRGRKGSPKQ